In Campylobacter mucosalis, a single window of DNA contains:
- the gltB gene encoding glutamate synthase large subunit, which yields MKDLLYLDKDNCGFGLLANIDNIQSYDITNNAIIALERMMHRGAIASDGKSGDGCGFLFSMPKDFMRIVAKSEGVDLPELFAVAMVFLKDNSQIEKIQEICDKNDLKILLIRDVPVDSSVLGELALSSLPRILQFFVVPNSIISKKRFGSLLYLARREIQGTFRDDEDFYVASFSHNVIVYKGLVMPTHIKSFFKDLNDENFKTSFALFHQRFSTNTLPKWRLAQPLRTLAHNGEINSISSNRINLKIKQNSLKSEVFSDEELKRLFPISDTNRSDSSSLDNAFEFLIENGFDFFKAVRCLIPAPWQNSPHTDAKIRSFYEYSSVTFEPWDGPAAVSFTNGRFIACVLDRNGLRPAKYVITKDRQILISSEYGVLDIDEENLLERGRLQSGQMIGIDLKYGKIIKNNEINDYIKNSQNYTKWLNENMIHLEEFAHLSFEEYDDYKLPNLINMQRNACVTQEFKESIIAPMYQSGKEATGSMGDDTPLAAFSSVQRRFSDFFRQKFAQVTNPPIDPLREMIVMSLNVTFGEFRNFLAEDASHALRIKTISPVLMQEKVNVLKSFGDENSPRYNSAFKHKIFDTTFSQNLKQSLQDLSDSVINAVKNESIHIVFLDDRAQSKERKFIPMLLAIGKVHQELIKAGLRHLVSIVPISSEALDAHAISAMLSYGAGAVYPYMLYASVYDEFKDRPEQIKQALKNTHHALNAGILKIMSKMGISTVGSYKNTALFDIIGLGDEIVKDCFAQSISLLKGLSYDDIEARIAKAHDDAYDTQDRLFALNLGGYYRYLKDDEYHDYTPDLINQIHKTSITADSDDYAKVRQMVLSRNNKMVRDLLEIRSDKKPIKLSEVESVDEIFKRFNTAAMSLGSISPEAHEAMAEAMAKIGGMSNSGEGGELKERMKGPLNSKIKQIASGRFGVSAQYLASAKEIQIKLAQGAKPGEGGQLPGHKVTPLIASLRYTTPGVTLISPPPHHDIYSIEDLAQLIFDLKQVNPSAKISVKLVSSAGVGTIAAGVAKAYADKIIISGADGGTGAAGWGSIKFAGNPWELGLIEAHNALKINKLRTSVELQTDGGLKIGRDIIKAALLGAESYAFGTLMLIILGCKVLRICHLNRCSVGVATQDSELRKHFVGSSDRIVNYLRLLAEDIRAELASMGYKKLSDIVGRNDLLVQKDSEFALKFDTSLLTYHVRGVNTCQKPSNEPFDKNEFERKILKEIYKTIQNPSEKIVIDRQICNQNRSFGALISGEIAKFYGDNALASQTIRINLNGVAGQSFGAFLVGGMALYLTGTANDYVGKGMSGGRIVITPKIGAKGFACAGNTCLYGATGGKLFVAGAVGERFCVRNSGATAVVEGAGDHACEYMTGGIVAILGATGVNFGAGMTGGLAFIYDEEREFVDKLNGELVVAMRIDTDEMDEVRHFLKRLLISYANETRSQKANEILENFRYAVRDFWLVKPKDMTKLPLNPDEGA from the coding sequence ATGAAAGATCTTCTTTATTTGGACAAAGATAATTGCGGTTTTGGGCTACTTGCAAACATAGACAATATCCAAAGCTACGATATAACAAACAACGCCATCATCGCTCTTGAGCGTATGATGCATAGAGGCGCGATAGCCAGTGACGGCAAGAGTGGCGATGGTTGCGGATTTTTATTTAGTATGCCAAAGGACTTTATGCGTATAGTCGCAAAGAGCGAGGGCGTCGATCTGCCAGAGCTTTTTGCTGTTGCTATGGTGTTTTTAAAAGACAACTCTCAAATAGAAAAAATCCAAGAAATTTGCGATAAAAACGATCTAAAAATTTTACTAATTAGAGATGTTCCTGTGGACTCAAGCGTTCTTGGCGAACTTGCCTTAAGCAGTCTGCCACGCATTCTTCAGTTTTTTGTCGTTCCAAACTCCATAATCTCAAAAAAGCGTTTTGGCTCACTTTTGTATCTTGCTAGGCGTGAAATTCAGGGAACATTTAGAGATGATGAGGACTTTTATGTGGCGTCCTTTTCACACAATGTCATTGTATATAAAGGGCTTGTAATGCCAACCCACATTAAAAGCTTCTTTAAGGATTTAAATGATGAAAATTTTAAAACGTCATTTGCACTTTTTCATCAAAGATTTTCAACAAACACCTTGCCAAAATGGCGATTAGCTCAGCCTCTAAGAACTCTAGCTCACAATGGCGAGATAAACTCGATAAGCTCAAACAGGATAAATTTAAAAATCAAGCAAAATTCTCTAAAAAGCGAAGTTTTTAGCGATGAGGAGCTAAAAAGGCTATTTCCTATAAGCGACACAAATAGAAGCGATAGCTCAAGCCTTGATAATGCGTTTGAGTTTTTGATAGAAAATGGTTTTGACTTTTTTAAAGCGGTTCGCTGTCTAATCCCAGCCCCTTGGCAAAACAGCCCACACACGGACGCTAAAATTCGCTCTTTTTACGAGTATTCAAGCGTGACGTTTGAGCCTTGGGACGGACCTGCTGCGGTTAGCTTTACAAATGGACGCTTTATAGCCTGTGTGCTTGATAGAAACGGACTTCGCCCAGCAAAGTATGTCATCACAAAAGATAGACAAATTTTAATCTCTAGCGAATATGGAGTCCTTGATATAGATGAGGAAAATTTGCTAGAGCGTGGTAGATTACAGAGCGGACAGATGATAGGCATAGACCTAAAATACGGCAAAATCATCAAAAATAACGAGATAAACGACTACATTAAAAATTCTCAAAACTATACAAAATGGCTAAATGAAAATATGATACATCTTGAGGAATTTGCTCATCTTAGCTTTGAAGAGTATGATGATTATAAGTTGCCAAATTTGATTAATATGCAACGCAATGCCTGTGTGACGCAGGAATTTAAAGAGAGTATTATCGCGCCTATGTATCAAAGTGGTAAAGAAGCAACTGGCTCTATGGGAGATGACACTCCACTTGCTGCGTTTTCAAGCGTTCAGCGTAGATTTAGCGACTTTTTTAGACAGAAATTTGCTCAAGTGACAAATCCGCCAATCGATCCATTAAGAGAGATGATAGTAATGAGTTTAAATGTTACGTTTGGCGAGTTTAGAAATTTCCTAGCCGAAGACGCCTCTCACGCCTTAAGGATAAAGACTATTTCTCCGGTTTTAATGCAAGAAAAAGTCAATGTTTTAAAATCGTTTGGTGACGAAAATAGTCCACGCTACAATAGTGCGTTTAAGCATAAAATTTTTGATACGACTTTTAGTCAAAATTTAAAACAGAGTTTGCAAGATTTATCTGATAGCGTGATAAACGCCGTTAAAAACGAAAGCATTCATATTGTATTTTTAGATGATAGAGCTCAGAGTAAGGAGCGAAAATTTATACCTATGCTACTTGCTATTGGCAAAGTTCATCAAGAGCTTATAAAAGCTGGACTTAGGCATTTGGTATCTATCGTGCCTATTAGCTCTGAGGCGCTTGATGCTCACGCTATATCTGCTATGCTTAGCTACGGCGCAGGAGCGGTGTATCCGTATATGCTTTATGCCAGTGTTTATGATGAGTTTAAAGACAGACCAGAACAGATAAAACAGGCTTTAAAAAATACTCATCACGCGCTAAATGCTGGAATTTTAAAGATAATGTCAAAAATGGGTATCTCAACCGTTGGCTCGTATAAAAATACGGCTCTTTTTGACATCATCGGGCTTGGCGATGAGATTGTAAAAGACTGCTTTGCTCAAAGCATTAGTTTGCTTAAAGGTCTTAGTTATGATGACATAGAGGCTCGTATAGCTAAGGCTCACGATGACGCGTATGATACGCAAGATAGGCTGTTTGCTCTAAATTTGGGCGGGTATTATAGATATTTAAAAGATGATGAGTATCACGACTATACGCCAGATTTAATCAACCAAATTCACAAAACATCTATAACTGCAGATAGCGATGACTACGCAAAAGTCAGACAAATGGTTTTAAGCAGAAATAATAAAATGGTGCGTGATTTGCTTGAGATTAGAAGCGATAAAAAGCCGATTAAGCTAAGTGAAGTTGAGAGTGTTGATGAAATTTTCAAACGCTTTAACACCGCTGCTATGAGTCTTGGCTCGATAAGCCCAGAAGCACACGAAGCTATGGCAGAAGCTATGGCCAAAATAGGCGGTATGAGTAACTCAGGCGAGGGTGGTGAGCTAAAAGAGCGTATGAAAGGCCCGTTAAATTCTAAGATAAAGCAGATCGCTTCAGGGCGTTTTGGCGTTAGTGCGCAGTATCTAGCTAGTGCAAAAGAGATACAGATAAAACTGGCTCAAGGCGCAAAACCAGGCGAGGGCGGTCAGCTCCCTGGTCATAAGGTTACGCCGTTAATCGCTAGTTTGCGTTACACTACGCCTGGTGTCACGCTCATATCGCCACCGCCTCATCACGATATTTACTCGATCGAGGATTTAGCGCAACTCATTTTTGACTTAAAGCAGGTAAATCCTAGCGCGAAAATTTCAGTTAAATTAGTTTCAAGCGCAGGTGTAGGCACGATAGCTGCTGGTGTTGCAAAGGCGTATGCTGATAAGATAATCATCTCAGGTGCTGACGGCGGAACTGGCGCTGCTGGTTGGGGAAGTATAAAATTTGCAGGAAACCCTTGGGAGCTTGGACTTATTGAAGCCCACAATGCGCTAAAAATCAATAAGCTTAGAACAAGCGTAGAACTACAAACCGACGGCGGTTTAAAAATAGGCAGAGATATTATAAAAGCAGCACTCCTAGGGGCTGAAAGCTATGCTTTTGGAACGCTTATGCTTATTATTTTAGGCTGTAAGGTTCTTAGAATTTGCCATTTAAATCGTTGCTCAGTTGGCGTAGCTACGCAAGATAGTGAGCTTAGAAAACACTTTGTTGGCTCAAGCGATAGGATTGTAAATTATTTAAGGCTTTTAGCTGAGGATATTAGGGCTGAGCTAGCCTCTATGGGTTATAAAAAACTTAGCGATATAGTCGGCAGAAACGACCTTTTGGTGCAAAAAGATAGCGAGTTTGCCTTGAAATTTGATACAAGTTTGCTAACCTATCACGTAAGAGGCGTAAACACCTGTCAAAAGCCAAGCAACGAGCCGTTTGATAAAAATGAATTTGAGCGTAAAATTTTAAAAGAAATTTACAAAACCATACAAAACCCAAGCGAAAAAATCGTCATAGATAGACAAATTTGCAATCAAAACAGAAGCTTTGGAGCCTTAATATCAGGCGAAATAGCCAAATTTTACGGAGATAATGCACTTGCTAGTCAGACCATACGTATAAATTTAAACGGCGTAGCTGGTCAGAGTTTTGGTGCATTTTTGGTCGGCGGTATGGCACTTTATTTAACTGGCACAGCAAACGACTATGTTGGAAAAGGTATGAGCGGTGGTCGCATAGTCATAACCCCAAAAATCGGAGCAAAAGGCTTTGCTTGTGCTGGAAATACCTGCCTTTATGGTGCGACTGGCGGTAAGTTGTTTGTCGCTGGGGCTGTTGGTGAGAGATTTTGCGTGAGAAACTCAGGTGCTACGGCTGTTGTTGAGGGGGCTGGAGATCATGCTTGTGAGTATATGACCGGCGGTATAGTGGCGATTCTTGGTGCGACTGGAGTGAATTTTGGTGCAGGTATGACTGGTGGACTTGCATTTATTTACGATGAGGAGCGAGAATTTGTAGATAAGTTAAACGGCGAACTGGTCGTAGCTATGCGTATAGATACTGATGAGATGGACGAGGTTAGACACTTTTTAAAGCGTCTTTTGATATCTTACGCAAACGAAACTAGAAGTCAAAAAGCAAATGAAATTTTAGAAAATTTCAGATACGCTGTTAGAGATTTTTGGCTTGTAAAACCAAAAGATATGACAAAACTTCCACTAAATCCTGATGAGGGGGCTTAA
- a CDS encoding TorD/DmsD family molecular chaperone, whose translation MNNSDMNRARAYYYEFFATPFFFSESDESFKIWQEQMKFLSQNPINESAKKAFDELMKFDFKAFKAEQNDVLFNLSYANVPLTASFYEEGRDDGVARIRVIEILKKAGYVRDVDECKVSEDYVGFIFSAMAKLLGDEKAELANELFKSVINGFIDELCEMFDEHSRAKFYLAIKDIMSGFFELERAFLAINAPFRDKSELSPARIALNKKPYQSKMPTMKSKINMDEITL comes from the coding sequence ATATGAATAGGGCTAGGGCTTACTACTACGAATTTTTTGCGACGCCATTTTTCTTTAGCGAGAGCGATGAGAGCTTTAAAATTTGGCAAGAGCAGATGAAATTTTTAAGCCAAAATCCAATAAACGAAAGCGCAAAAAAGGCTTTTGATGAGCTTATGAAATTTGATTTTAAGGCTTTTAAAGCCGAGCAAAATGATGTGCTTTTTAACTTAAGCTACGCAAATGTGCCACTAACTGCTAGTTTTTACGAAGAGGGCAGAGATGACGGAGTTGCTAGAATTCGTGTCATAGAGATACTTAAAAAAGCTGGTTATGTTAGGGATGTTGATGAGTGTAAGGTTAGCGAGGATTACGTTGGTTTTATATTTTCTGCTATGGCAAAGCTTTTAGGCGATGAAAAGGCGGAGTTGGCAAACGAGCTTTTTAAAAGCGTCATAAATGGCTTCATAGACGAGCTTTGCGAAATGTTTGATGAGCATAGCAGGGCGAAATTTTATCTTGCGATTAAGGATATTATGAGTGGCTTTTTTGAGCTTGAAAGAGCGTTTTTAGCGATTAATGCTCCGTTTAGAGATAAAAGCGAGTTAAGCCCTGCTAGAATAGCGCTTAATAAAAAGCCATATCAAAGCAAAATGCCAACTATGAAGTCAAAAATAAATATGGACGAGATAACGCTTTAA